The following is a genomic window from Brachionichthys hirsutus isolate HB-005 chromosome 10, CSIRO-AGI_Bhir_v1, whole genome shotgun sequence.
AGATACAGAAGTGCAGGTTCAGAAGCACGGATCCACATGCACATCATCCATTGCAAAAGAAAATTTTGCTCAtggtttattatttgtattggaGACCCGGGCACTTTTATTTGTCAAGATAGTTGTTTTTACATAGtccttttattgttttaaaatgatccgacgagaggtggaggagggagccACCCTCACCTTTGCGTCTGATCGGTTTCACCCACTTCGAACTCCGGATCTGTAGGAAACCTAAATAAACTGACACCGTCCTTGTGGGTATTTGAATAAAATCCTGCATCACAACGCGAAGGCATTTCCGAGCACTTTTCTCtgtgaaaaacataaatactgTACGTCGGATAAAGTCACCAGTTAAAACTGCTGTCCCGGGTCCATCGTCTTTCAGTGCGACAAATGCTAGTCCGGTAAAAATGCTAATCACAGGAACGTTTTCTTGTTCTCAGTGGGATTATGCAATGCTTGTTTGTAACttgtaaatatttcattgggtTTGGATttctatattatatattatgtttaaaaatgtcaatttcatATCATATTTAAGGGCTTATTATTCACTGAAAGTAGAAGTACAAATCATGCAACTGTTATAAATAAGTCCCCAGCACTTTGGTTGTAAATGTCTTTCCtgcctttttatgtttttaatcgCATAGTGACACCATTGCCCTGTCCCCTGCTACACACTAGGTGGCTACATTTGCATGACAACCAGAGGGAACCGTGATAATGCTGATTACAAAGTTGCCCTGGAGAATGAGCTGaagcagatggaggaagaggaattgTGGACCTGTGTAGAAGTCACTGTGGAGAAGGACTGGGAGAGAGCGGTGTCAGAGCACGAGCATGGCTACATCTCTGGTGCTGTGTACATCTATAAGAAACTATAAATGGTGTAATGCATgaccatgtttaaaaaaaaagtctatttCTGTCAGTGAAGCTGTAAATGGACTTTAAATTTCATAACAGtatatttcagtaaaaaaaaaaaaaaaaaaaaaaaattaaattaaataaaggcaTTGCAAATACCTCAGCAGAGACCAGTGGTTAATTTATGTGAGATGTAAATGTAGGTGTAAGTGCCTGTTCTCACTGTTCAAGATTAAAGCAAAGTACTGCTCAGCAGATTTAGTTATCGGTGACCATTCTGCAAACGTTATtacatgtaaaacaaaaaaaagagagagtagGAAAGCTCTGTGTGAATCAaatgtaaacccaacattagcctgtgaaataatatttaatctttattcaattgcTAGTCTCTTACTTAAACTGTGATCATCTTTGCATAATATCATTTCCTCCACAGGTATGTACGGACTTCACGGACAATGTGCTACAGTTCATTATGAGGAGATGCAGTACACTTACAAGTGGTTATACTTCTATTTGATGATTTATAGGTGCTTGAATAAAAAGTAACGAAAGCAACTACAGCGGTTTGGTGACTCCCTGCACTTCTGTTCGATGCCGAGGGCTGCTACAGAAACTTTATTCTCCTTGACAGAGTACCATGGCAATTGGGGAAAGCTTTTGAATTGTCCTAAAGAAACATAAGTAACATTTTGGATAATATTTGTTTAACAAGGATACATTTTTCTTTACAAAGAATTCTAAAGGTAGCCAATTAATTCAATTTttagggatttttttttttataagactGGGTTATTATTTataggggggtgggggcaaagtggtgtagtggttagcaaGAAGGTACCGAAACCTATCTGTGgagagtttgtatgttccccCTCGTGTCCGCATGGGTTTTCTTCAGGTTCTCcgctttcctcccacctcaaaaaaacatgcaatttatgtgAATTAATTCCTCCAAATTGTTTgttgtgtatgagtgtgtgcgtgagtacGTAATTGTTCGCCTCTGTGTGGCCTCGCGATGCAATCGGGGTGTACCTGCCCTCTCACCCATATGGCAAGCTGGGATatactccagcaactcctgtgacccacaaagcgggAAAgtggcaagaaaatggatggatggggatGGGTTGGCCTAGATGCTGGGACTGTCATCAAGGACAAATGATGATGGGGAATGGAAGCAGGTGACTAAATTTAGGAAGTCTGGAATTTTTAACAAATgagaacttttttttccccagagtTATACTGTAAATGTAATAAAGTGGGAACCTTCTTACATATAATGTGGGACAGTAGGTTTATTTGTGTCATCTTGAGTTACACATGTATCAGATATTGGAGCTAGTATTTCTTTTACTGTTTTACCTTTAAGTGATGCACGTAATCAGTGTTTCTAAATCTTAGAGAATACCTCTGCCATGTCAAAATGTTGTTGATGGCAAAGGAGGGCAGTTaattaaaggaggttggtgactatAAGGTTGTGGTAGTGTCGCCAGCCAACATAGActggtggtgtgtaagatgactctagtggtgaggACGAGGACTAGGGCAGAGTAGAGGACAACATGGTGGAGGCTAAAGAATGAAGTGTGGTTGTGTGACTTTCAGGGAAGAAGTGAGACAGGCTttgggtgggcaagagaggcttccaaaAGACTGGAActcaacagctaaggtgatcagggagacaggtaagagactactgggtgtgtcttcaggaaggagacctggtggtggaaccaggaagtgcagaagtgtatataGGAAAATAGGTTAGATAAGAAGAAGTGGAACAttgacagaagagagtaaacggCAGTACGGGGACATGAGATACAAGGCAAAGGCAGAGGTGGCAAAGGCCAAACAGAGGGCATACGATCACctgtatgccaggttagatagtaaagagggagagaaggatctgtacaggctggccaggcagagacacagatgggaaggatgtccagcatgttagagcaGTATCGTATTTCACAagatcattcatttttaataaagttcattgaataaaaatattattactcTGTGCTACTAATTCAGCCTTGTGTATAATTCTTACTGCTCATTTTTGTAGAATGAATAATGGATGTAATAACTGTGTCCCCCCACACTTCAACACAGTAGGTGAGATAGGGGAGTACTAGGGATCGATATTTGAAAACTGTGGCCGCAAGGAGAAGGACCTGGATATttacacagattttttttttttttttttttacttttagttaaatacagtggaacctcggttggTTAATTCACGCAAATTATACTGCTGGGAATGCCTGTTGCTTGCAACTAATCATTTGGTGTTTGGAGCTACACTGGATTTGCCAACATAATCCAGCGAACATTGATGCTGGGAAAAGGAGCTCCTTAATATCAAAATCAGACTTTTCGGGTTATCTCACACTGCACTGTTATAAAACAGAGGAAAATTGTGCATGTCCCTGAAGACAGCATGTTCATGTTTAACCCcacaatttgaataaaaaaagttCACTCtctggaagaagaggaaaatgcATTTGGCAAACAAATGACTTTTGGACCACATGCATGAATGGCTGCGTTTATAGCCTGTGGGGGCCTGATACAATTTTCCATTCAGTATCTCCAAAAGATACTGTAAGTTACATATTAAACAAGATAAGAATAATAAGCACAAACCTTTCTGAGGGAAATGTAATCCTGACTACAAACTGTCCCACTTTAAATGGTGAAAGGTTAATAATTAAGGCTCATATGGTCCAAAAGTCACCCGGCTGATAggcaactgctttctctaaaatcttagacagaaatggaaggtttgaaattggcctaTACACGTCAgtctttattgttgtttttttgagaagaggtttaatgactgctgctttaaaagacttgggtacataacCTGTcagtaaggatagattaattatatttaacaAAGGGATATAAAAGGGTTAattggaaatacaattaattgattgATAACAACACCATATTGAGAACAAGATCCAAGATGCAATTAAAGCTTTGGGTGCTTTCTTTTACTTTCTGAGAGAAGCCTGAGGTAAACATAAACCTAAAGTGAACTTTGACTCAAATTAAATAATGTATAACTGAGCCGCCATGCCATAAGTACAAATTCCATGTGTGTCACCACAGAGCTTACAGAAGCCTGCATCTCTTGAGAGACAAGTTCAAGAGGACCACTCTGATTTAAAGAGCTCACTCTAAGGTAATTAACACACAGATTTCAGGTGATTTTACACAAAGGAAAATTTAATTATTATGTTCTATTTTTGCATTGATGAATGTTCAGCATACAATATGCATCTGCTGTAATCATTCATTTGACAACATTTTGCTCTGGTTCTTTCTTCTGTGGAACAGGTGTATATAATGTCAGCTATCAATAAAGCCTTTGAAAATGCGAAAGGAAATCTTATACCAGCCTTGAAAGACTGCACAGCAGGAGAAAAGGTGGACTACTACAACACCTGGGCGAAGACCTATGAGGAGGTAAGAAAACGGAAGTACATTAAAACCTGATATTTGATTATCAAGTACCATCTtaattcttttagatttaaAGCTTTTGACACAGTGGACCATGCCATTTTAATCGACTGTTTAAAAACATGGGATCACAGACAAGGCTGGTTTAAATCATATATCTTTGAAAGAACTTTTGCGGTCACCAAAGACAACTTTTTTCTTCAACAGCACCGGTGGTTTGATTTTAGGCCCCATTTAATTTTCTATTTATATGCTTCTACTGGACCAGATCATCCGTCTCCTTTCATTGCTATGGAGACGACACACAAATATAATTTCTCCTGAGACCTGGTGACCCAGTAagcctagctgctgtttttaattgtcttgATGATATTAACTGTTGGATGGCACAAAACATTCTTCAATTGaataactccaaatcagaaatcattctgTTTAACCCTTCGGATCCCTTCAGTCATTTAGTGCTTGATCCACTATCATGCAACCTCAAACCAACTGCCAAAAACCTGGGAGTGATATTTGGCTGCAATCTGCACTTCACCTCATCAATTCAACTGTTCAATCATACTTCTTTCACCTCCAATTAATCAGAAAAGTATGATTGACAGTTTGAAACAGTTTGCCTGCACTCCGACCTTGGAATGACAGCTTTCCCTTTATCCAATAGAATGGGTGAATATCACAAGCTTGGCAACAGGAATTCAGCGGCACGGCATGCAGTGGGTCTTACATGAAAGTGTGTGAATCATTGTTCCTTCTTTTGGTACAATGATCTACAGTCTCACGTTAAAGAGTAATCCTTTTTCCATTCCATTCATGGTAAAAACAATGAAGTAATCTACAATTGTATGTGTTAACTTTAGCCACTTATTcagaatacacaaaaaacactAAAACTGAGTAAAGGTCGGCTGCACTGAGATTGAATAAACACAGTAAATCTGTTTTCAGATGGTGTTAGACGGTAATTTGTGGCTTTCACTAATGTGATCTGTACTAATTAACTTTGAATCCTGACTGGAAAACCTGAAACTGTTTGGGAAAACCTCAGGCAGCTGACTGGCGACTGCTTTCTCTAAGATCTCTTACAGAAAGGGAAGGTTTGAAATGGGCCTATACTTAGCAAACATCAGGATCCATTGTTGGCTTGAGAAgaggtttaatgactgctgttttaaaagactgggGTAGATAGCATGTAAGTAAGGAAAGATTAAGTATGATTAGCAGAGGTATGTTAATCGAGGGAAAGACTTCTTTCAGTAGTTTTGTTGGGCCTGGGTCGGAGAGACAAGTGCatggtttagatgaggcaatagttTAATTGATGCAGGCTGATGGGGGAGAAGCTGATAAATGTCATCACTAATGGGATGGGCAGATAATCCCAAGGCTTCCGAGCTCGTGTCCCTCTTCCTGAAGTGGAGTGACTCGAAACATCGTGTCGGAGCAACACACCAATCTCACATAACCAAAGAAGTTTGACGCTTCGAACGTCATCGCTGCTTCACTTCAGCTATCATTGCTTCAAAATGTTTCCAAGCATTGCATTGGCTCATAGTCTTTTGGTGCGTTCTGAACCAATGATTGCTTGACAGGTTTGAGTGGTTTGGCACTATATAAAATGCATCCCAGCATTGACCGTCCCCTGtgaaaggattttttttcttccaaaactGGATAAGTTCTTTGCAAAAAAAGGTAACCGTCTAAAAACAGTAGAAAAACTATTGCTGCTGAATAAAAACCTCTGAATCCCCTTTCCACAAAGTCCCAGTTACACGAGCACACCCCATCAATCATTCAATTTCCCAAATTTTCCTCTTTCCATATCCTAACTACTAATACTACATTTATTGAATCGCGTGCACAATTGATCAATGTCATTGAAAATGTCATTCAAACAAGCCTGAGTGACACTTAAATTAGAAAGAAAACGTTTGCCGTCTCCCATTTCACCACTAGATGTCATTCAAACGATCCTTTGAATGCATAAATCCATTTTCAATACAATTGATGAAGCGGTTCAATATTGGTTAATGCTTCATTTATCCATCACTACTAAAAGGTTTGATCTTGTTAATGAATTAAAGAAGCGCATGAAATcatcactactgagacctgtggGAATAGAAGGACCAGtagagctggagctttgtgttagcctatcTACAGGATCAATGAGGAACCTATCAAGCTGTGACAAAACAGGCAGCCGGAACCCAAAAGACGGCAGATAGAGGCAGTTGAAGGCAGATAAGGAATCAAAGTTCAGATTTAATTAAACAAGcagtttaaaacaaataaacaaacaggtaGTCTGGTCAAACAGATCCAACAAGGGATGAGCAGCAGGCAGAATCCGGGGATCAGGGAGATAACAGGAAGGTAGAAACTGGGACAAATGCCAACAATGTGGTGGAGAACTGAGGGCTGAGCAGCGTATATGTAGGGTGGAGACTGACTGAGAGATGGGTTACAGGTGATTCAGGAAGCACAGGTGAAGGGGATGAACTTGATTAAAAGCAGGGAGGTGCAGAAGGCGCTGGAATGAGAGGAGATTCTATTGCAGGAAAACACCAAAaatgaatagaataaaaaaaaaactcaagttATGGCAGGTGTCatgagagaaaccttggatcgCTCTTGTTCTCCTCTATTAGAGATGAACAATATGTTACTCTGGCCTTGCAGAGGTCCTTCCTATATGTTGTGAGGCTGTCTTGTCAGATTAAACAAGACATCTCCAATTTATTTGAGTGCAAATTATCTCTAGGCTTCAGGCTGTTTGCTTTACTGAGCTAATTTGGGAATTAAACCATGGAGCTTGCCTTTTTagttgagttttttttaattcctaaGGGAGCAATGGAATCAAGCCGTGTGCACGACAAATACCCAGAATCAACCACAAGATGGTCTATTTGGGAGGGACTAATGCTACCAcatgtctcctctctgtctcctggtcctgactctggatgGTCAGGGATTTGGCTGTCTAACAAACTCGGCCCGGTTtctagaaatgagagctgcaCCATCAAAAGCAGGATCGATACCGTCTCCCGTAATCAGACCAGGTTCCCCCCAGAATGTCCGCCAATTATCTATGAAGCCCACCTGCTCCGACTTTCCTTCATCAGTGCTTGAAGTCACTGTTAATTCTCCTTTGAATAGGATGTGCTTGCTCTGGAGTACCGTGCACCATGTCTAGCAGCGAACATCATCTCCTCCCATTTCAGCGGCGACCGTGAAGCAGCTGTTGTGTTGGACGTGGCCTGTGGTACAGGACTGGTGGCAAAGCAGGTAAACTCACATGGTTaaacgtggtgatctggatcaccaccaaaatgttataaattgttctgGGTATCTTTCCGTGCATTTGTTCCTTTAACTCTTTTAATAATGAGAGCAATGAAATTTGTAGTAACATACTTTAATTTCTGAAGGAACAACATGATAATAAATCTTGCTTTATTTAGTTGTTTTCTATCGTTGAGTTTGTGGTATTAAAGAGGAACTTGCTGTGATGAGTGCCATGAAGTTTTTAAACTGAAAACAACTGATTGTGTGACTAACGACTAAATGTGTCTGTTCTACAGCTGAAGACACATGGATTTAGAAAATTTGTGGGTGTTGATGCAAGCAAGGCAATGTTGGCGTTGGCTAGAGAGACTGggttgtaccaggagctgaagcagtgcatgctgggagattaTCCACTACCTGTTCAATTGGGTAATTTCATGATCTATTAGAAGGACGCTATTAATATTAGGGTCAGACCTTTGAGGGCTCACCCCCATGACCAGGACAGATATTTGTATGCAGAAGGCTCAAAATGCACAGAGAATTGTATTGATAACATTCTGGCACATCATATATTTCTCAGATCGCTATTTCATCAAACTCATAATTTTTGTAGTGCAGTATAAAGGTAGCGCCAATCTCTGGGCTCATACTTAGTTATACAGTAATTAATCAGACGAAGCAAAGAATGCTGACCAATGGGTGTAAATGAACTGCTGGCGTGTTTAATTTAACGGGGTTGGAAGTCAACGCAGTTAGAATAACAGAATATAACATAAATGTAGACTAATTAAACAATTAAACCTGTGCTTGGCTCAGttctatttaaatttaaattcttcATTCTATTTTAGGATCCTGTTATATGTTACAGATTTATGACAAATTTATATTAACATTGGATTTTAATAATTTTACAAGTTGTGGTAGTTTCATTATAAACccttaaagtgtgtgtgtttaaacatgaaaacttATGTTAAAACTCTCTAGATATTGTAGCTactaaatataaatgttcaCTTCCTATAGATTCGGCTGATGTGATTGTGATTGTTGGAGCATTGAGTGCTTTCACAAAAGTCCCAGTTAGTGTGGTCAGAGAGATGTGCAAGGCTGGCAAATCAGGTAAGAGTTATGCAGGCGTACGTCACACATCTCCGGTTCTATTTTGGGATTTATGCTGTACTTGTACAATGCAAAAGTCAAAATCTTTATGATCACAAACAGCAATCAGTTTTATTTGGTAAATGCACAACTGCATAGTCTTCTCTTCCAAGTCACCTAATGCATTATTGATGCACAGAAGTCTGCCATCTTATTGGTGGTTCCCAATAATGTCTCCCAAACATTTCTTTCAGTAACTAAGTAATTTCCAACAGCAAATATGCATTTATGGTTAAACCTAATCTTGCCTGCATTATTGTAGAGCAATATCATTTTGAAAAGGGAGTTTGATCCTTGAGCACTATGTGGTTAGTTATTTAAGTAGGTTTAGTTACAATGAACTTAGCCTGCATATTATTATAAAATGACTGTGTCCAAGCTGCCACTATCTTATTGTCCAGATTTTACATTATCTATAGGTGAGTTGACTGAAGAAGCTAAAAATGCTATGAACACTAATTggtctctttcaggtccttttTTGAATAAGCTCTTCGGATGTAAACAAGTATTTGACTTCTAAATTTAGTTTTAATCACTCGAAGATATTACAGCATTGTAATCTATTTTACACCAGGTGGCTACATTTGCATGAC
Proteins encoded in this region:
- the LOC137900589 gene encoding methyltransferase-like protein 27 yields the protein MSAINKAFENAKGNLIPALKDCTAGEKVDYYNTWAKTYEEDVLALEYRAPCLAANIISSHFSGDREAAVVLDVACGTGLVAKQLKTHGFRKFVGVDASKAMLALARETGLYQELKQCMLGDYPLPVQLDSADVIVIVGALSAFTKVPVSVVREMCKAGKSGGYICMTTREGPANQEFKAALERELKKMEEEGLITCAEINHVKEFELGVLEEESGYVSGFVYLYKKV